A single window of Vibrio sp. HB236076 DNA harbors:
- the dapD gene encoding 2,3,4,5-tetrahydropyridine-2,6-dicarboxylate N-succinyltransferase has translation MNHFALAFGSATKNRDGKIIEAFFPHPQLNPSEGIIAALTELLDYQQGNQTIEVSAEQASSIAEAFAQNGDQAQAQFAQQAAASEQPLVLVILATDEKPQSVAEGFLKLQLISHRLVKPHGTVLDGIFGLLHNIAWTNEGPIDLPELAERQIAARLAGRVLSVDCVDKFPKMVDYVVPTGIRIADTSRVRLGAHVGEGTTVMHEGFINFNAGTSGVSMVEGRISAGVVVGNGSDIGGGASIMGTLSGGGTVVVSIGENSLLGANAGLGFPLGDRCTVESGLYVTAGSKVSMLDANGQQVEVVKARDLAGKSDLLFRRNSVTGQIECLTNKSAVELNSELHSNN, from the coding sequence ATGAATCATTTTGCTCTAGCGTTTGGCAGCGCAACAAAAAACCGCGATGGAAAAATCATCGAAGCTTTTTTTCCGCACCCTCAGCTAAACCCTAGCGAAGGCATTATTGCGGCCTTAACGGAATTGCTTGATTATCAACAAGGCAACCAAACCATCGAAGTCAGTGCAGAGCAAGCGTCAAGCATCGCCGAAGCCTTTGCCCAAAACGGCGATCAAGCACAAGCGCAATTTGCGCAGCAAGCCGCAGCTTCAGAGCAACCTTTAGTCTTGGTGATTCTTGCCACCGATGAGAAGCCACAAAGCGTCGCTGAAGGCTTTTTGAAATTGCAATTGATCTCTCACCGTTTAGTCAAGCCTCACGGTACGGTTCTCGATGGCATTTTTGGCCTATTACACAACATTGCTTGGACCAACGAAGGCCCCATCGATTTACCTGAGCTCGCTGAGCGCCAAATTGCAGCACGTCTTGCAGGTCGAGTACTGAGTGTCGATTGTGTCGACAAATTCCCTAAAATGGTCGATTACGTTGTGCCAACCGGCATCCGTATTGCTGATACCTCTCGCGTGCGCTTGGGCGCTCACGTCGGTGAAGGCACAACCGTCATGCACGAAGGCTTTATCAATTTCAATGCCGGTACCTCAGGGGTGAGCATGGTAGAAGGACGTATCTCTGCGGGTGTTGTCGTCGGCAATGGCTCGGATATCGGTGGCGGCGCGTCTATCATGGGTACCCTTTCTGGTGGCGGTACCGTGGTGGTTTCTATCGGTGAAAACTCTCTGTTGGGTGCCAATGCGGGTCTGGGCTTCCCTCTTGGCGATCGCTGTACTGTTGAGTCAGGTCTTTACGTCACAGCTGGCTCAAAAGTCAGTATGCTCGATGCAAACGGTCAGCAAGTCGAAGTCGTGAAAGCGCGCGATCTTGCTGGAAAATCCGATTTGTTGTTCCGTCGCAACTCGGTGACCGGTCAAATTGAGTGTCTGACCAATAAGTCAGCGGTTGAACTCAACAGCGAACTACACAGCAATAACTGA
- a CDS encoding YebG family protein, translated as MAVIVKYVVERNGEEKMTFTSKAEADAYDKMLDMADEMFTLLAQSELLDNENQQEELAMFLAKNKEEVLYALGAKRKPSPKKAKPSTPADTRGDEDEQAA; from the coding sequence ATGGCTGTAATCGTCAAGTACGTGGTCGAGCGCAACGGAGAAGAAAAAATGACCTTTACCTCTAAAGCAGAAGCCGACGCTTATGACAAAATGCTGGATATGGCAGATGAAATGTTTACCTTACTGGCGCAAAGTGAATTGCTCGATAACGAGAATCAGCAAGAAGAATTGGCCATGTTCCTGGCGAAAAACAAAGAAGAAGTCTTGTATGCTTTAGGCGCGAAGCGCAAGCCGAGCCCCAAAAAAGCCAAGCCCTCCACACCGGCTGACACTCGCGGTGACGAGGATGAGCAAGCGGCGTAG